A region from the Sander vitreus isolate 19-12246 chromosome 1, sanVit1, whole genome shotgun sequence genome encodes:
- the LOC144520876 gene encoding LOW QUALITY PROTEIN: beta-1,3-galactosyltransferase 1 (The sequence of the model RefSeq protein was modified relative to this genomic sequence to represent the inferred CDS: deleted 1 base in 1 codon): MLEDHFSKRGQSSAVSPTMTDAGKPPEKVRWSSSCRHGFILILVLAAVFFFYNTNKEQMPSDLNPKKWWHRLISQRQNGAFYTAGVTTSLPASKPTVTAFPQTEIITSSMATDATRRTTIASLVTEQMDQPKTEPPTPVPYKSPGPYVVEYPYEYHFIINEPKKCEQEKPFVVLVVPVAPSNRAHRDVIRSTWGGESLVLGKVVTLFFLLGKQSGDGAAQLQEQLLQESAEHRDLIQSDFLDCYKNLTIKTMVMLEWLDAHCNPGTSYAMKIDSDMFLNVPNLVSMLLKAPKTNYMTGLVARGAAVLRDPNSKWFIPVELFSQPQYPRYALGLGYVLSFDLLKKLIEASRHVTALYIEDVYLGLCMQHLGIAPTDPPNWEYFQVNPVGYNRCTYSRLIATTTNLNTDRVSDWKDFKKPGTYC; this comes from the exons ATGCTGGAGGACCATTTTTCTAAACGAGGACAAAG CTCTGCTGTCAGCCCGACCATGACGGATGCTGGGAAACCACCAGAGAAAGTGAGATGGTCAAGTTCCTGTCGCCACGGTTTCATCCTCATCCTGGTGCTGgcagctgttttctttttctacaacacaaacaaagagcaAATGCCGTCCGACTTGAACCCCAAAAAATGGTGGCATCGATTGATAAGCCAGAGACAAAATGGAGCTTTCTACACAGCTGGTGTTACCACGAGCTTACCTGCATCTAAACCAACTGTGACTGCATTTCCTCAAACTGAGATCATCACATCGTCAATGGCGACAGACGCGACTCGAAGGACTACAATTGCTTCGTTGGTGACTGAGCAGATGGACCAACCAAAAACTGAGCCGCCAACACCTGTTCCTTATAAATCGCCGGGCCCGTATGTAGTGGAATACCCCTATGAGTACCACTTTATCATAAACGAGCCGAAGAAATGCGAGCAGGAGAAGCCTTTTGTGGTCCTCGTGGTTCCAGTGGCGCCCTCCAACAGGGCGCACCGTGACGTCATCCGGAGCACCTGGGGAGGCGAGAGTCTGGTTCTCGGCAAAGTGGTGACGCTGTTCTTCCTGCTGGGGAAGCAATCCGGAGACGGAGCAGCGCAGCTCCaggagcagctgctgcaggagaGCGCCGAGCACCGAGACCTCATCCAGAGCGACTTCCTGGACTGCTATAAGAACCTGACCATCAAGACCATGGTGATGCTGGAGTGGCTGGACGCCCATTGCAAC CCCGGCACCTCGTACGCCATGAAGATCGACTCGGACATGTTTCTGAATGTGCCCAATCTCGTCAGCATGCTGTTAAAAGCTCCGAAGACAAACTACATGACGGGACTCGTAGCGAGAGGAGCTGCGGTCCTGCGAGATCCAAACTCAAAGTGGTTCATACCTGTGGAGCTTTTTTCTCAGCCGCAGTACCCGCGTTACGCTCTGGGTCTGGGCTACGTTTTGTCTTTCGACCTCCTTAAAAAGCTCATAGAGGCTTCCAGACACGTTACTGCTCTTTACATTGAGGACGTGTATTTGGGGTTGTGTATGCAGCACTTGGGCATTGCTCCCACCGACCCCCCAAACTGGGAATATTTTCAAGTGAATCCTGTGGGGTACAATCGGTGCACTTACTCCAGACTCATTGCCACCACTACAAATCTAAACACTGATCGTGTGAGTGATTGGAAAGACTTTAAAAAACCGGGTACATACTGCTGA